CTGGCTGCTGCCTAGGTGTCCGGAGGGTGATGTGTCTACatcacctcctccccaccacgCGGGCTTTGTGAGAGCACCGCTGCCCCATGCTCTGCGTCACTGGCTGGGCTGACACATCACCCCTGCCTGGCCTGTCCACAGCCTGGGGCAACCAGGGGCCGGGTTCTCCCCAGCCAGGGGCCTCATCTCTGGGTGACACCCAGGAGAATGGATGACCAGCGGAATGGAGAGACAGACCAACACACAGACACTGGCTGGGCCAGGCCAGGACAAAGAAACAGTCACGCCAGGCGCCGAGAAAGAGCGGGCCACTCCGCCAGCCCCGAGTCTTGGTGTGGGCACAGGGCCTctggctctgccttctgctcctcctgcctgccCAGGCGCCTCCGGGGCCTTGTCTCCAGGACatggctcctccctccccctcctcgccttcctcctcccccttcccctcccttcctccctctccttcctcctccctccttctactcctccctcccctcctcttccttcttcctccctctcctcctcctcctggctggCTGAGGGCCTCCTTCTCCATCTGGAAACCATCGCTCAACACTGCCTCCAGGCTCAAGGCCCTGAGCCAGCCCAGGGGACCAGCATTTTCCAGAAATCATTTCATGCCTCAGGAGAGGGCCAGtcatctccccacctccacccacaggCCTGCAGAGAGGGCCTCGGGTGAGGCTCATCTCGctttcccagggcctgggaggcagggggctgCTGGGTGCAGCTGGGTCCAGCCCCGTGTTTTCTTGCTCCTtgtaaataaaatgcataaataaatcagCCGCCCCTGCTAGCTCTGCTCCAGCAGCCGGGCAATTTCCTGCTGGAGAGGCCTGTGTGGGGCGAGGCcggaggaggtgggggcaggaagaggggggATGGCCGCCAGGCGCCCCAGCACGTCAAGGGTCTCCCTGCTTGCTCGTCCCTCCACATACACCACTACATACAGACGCACAGACGTGCCAGATGCCATGGGCGCATGAAAATGCAGGCGTGCAGGCCGCTCGGGGTCATCAGGCTGGGGACCAGGGCAGGGTCTGGGTGCAGCCTGTGGCTCCCACAGCCCAATCCCGGACCTGTAGTGCAGTCTGCAGGCCCTCAGACCAGGGCTGCGCCTCCCTTTAGCGTCTGGGCTGGGAAGAGCCAGGCGGGAGCCAGGCAGCCTGGTGCGGGAGCCTGGGGATGGGAGCACCTTCCGCCTGCTGGAGCTTACGGCCTGGGCCCAGCACCACGGCGTCCCCTGGTGGCAACACCGCCGCCCCAACGCGGGACTCTGCAGGCCTCAGCCGGCCCTGCTACAGCCTTGCCTGCCAGCCCTGCGCGCCCCTCTGGCAGGCCCCAAGCCTAGGGCTCCGCTCCAGGGGGACAATCCACCTGCCCCGTCAGCTCCCACTgggcctccccaccctccctgacTCCTGGCCGCGGACGGACCTCCCGCACCGCCTGCCCTGCCTGGCCCACCAGCCCATGGGGGCCCCCTGTCTGCTCCCGCTCTGCTCCTCTGGGTCCACCCCAGCCTAGCCACCTAGGGCTGCAGCTTCAGGAGATGATGGTGTCCCTGCTCCTGCAGTTTACAAAGCAGGTGTCATTCCTCAAACATTTGCTGACGCAGGCTGGACTGGAACCTGCTGACCCTCAGGGAGCCCAGctcacagggtggggtggggcctgCAGGCAGGAGAGTGGGGGTCTCGTGGCTGGAGGGGGCCAAGGGAGTGGGGGGCAGCTGCAAGGAGACAGTGAGATGGGGGAGCTGCAGGGACTCGGGTTTAGAAAGGCTCCCTCTCTCTACCGCTTCTCTGCACGGTCCCAGGTACCCCGCTCTCTGACCCCCCTCGTAGACCCAAGAAGCTGGGCTCCCACTCCCAGGGGGAGGTGAGAAACTTAGTAGATGTCTGATTGTGGCCCTGGGCCCCCCGGACACCTGATAACATTTAGGAAGAACCGAACCCCCATCGTGTCCCAGGACATTAGCGTCGAATAAGCCAGGGCGGACGCTGCCATTGGCTCCCTACCGTCGGGTCTGTGAATGACTCCTAATGTCCACCTGTTGCTCGCCTTTGATCAGACCCCTCCCTGGCCTCCTGAAGGACGCCTACCCTGGACCCCTTTCCAATGTAAACCCCCAAGCCCAAGTGATGGAGAGACTCCCCTGCCTGTTCCTTCTGAGTCACTGACACTTGTCTGTGACAATGTCCCTCACTCACGCTATTCGGTACACTCTGCGTTCACTTAGTCTGGCTCGCCTTTGATTCCCGTCCTGCACGGagccaaggaccctcttggctggtTCTGCAGAACCTCCACCTCCAGGTCCTTGGGTCCAGGCTGGGCGAGGAGTTCTGGGGGGCCGCAAGCAGGGCGGGCAGGTGCCAGGGGGCTGCAGGGTGCAGGTGGGAGCCCAGGTTCCCATAGGAGAGGATGGCCTGTGCCCCGAGGGGGCAGGATGGATGGATctcagggaggcaggggtggcAGGTGGAGCAACAGGACAGCCAGGGGGATGAAGACGGGCCCAAGGGGATGAGCAGGAATGGGGGTAAGTTGGGGGGAAGGCAGAGCCTCTCCACAGTCACACAGGAGCAGTGCAGGCTCCAGGCCCCCTTGGGGTCCCACTCGAGCCCAGACCTCCAGGTAATTTAGTCTGTGGAGGGGCTTCCTGCTTTCCCTGGTGGCCTCAGTGACAGGAAATGGAAAGCATTCCCAGAGCCCCCAGTGTAGCAGAACCAGACCCTCCCCGGGCCTTTGACGATGGCCCCCAGGCCCAGGAGGGCCTGCTCTGCCCTCCTTACCCCACCCTGCGGAAGTTGGGGTAAAGCAGGGCCTGGCAGAGGGGCCCTGGTTGGCTGGGGTAGGCGGGGTCCTGGGTGGCGCTCACCCTGCAAGCCTCTTTCTGTGGGGACACGGTGGAGGGGTGGGCAGCTCTCTGGGCTCACCGCCCAGCCCGTTCTTGATCCCAtcccagggtgggggggagggagggagaactcACCCCAGCCAtgaggcctcctgcctccctcatgGTGGCTGCAGCACCCAGCACGGCGCCCACTGTCAGGAGCCCGGCCAGGCTGATGCCGGCGTAGAAGGCTGAgtggggacagagaggaggaaggttGGCCTGCATCAGTGTCCAACTCgaggggacacctggggtgggggggcctctgGAAGCTGTAGACAGACCAGGAGCCCCGCTCAGGCGGGGCTGTGACACCCGTCacccactccctctccccccagTGCTCAGAaggcggagggagggaggccagaggcCCTGCCCGCCACTTCTGCTTCCTGCCCGTGGCCAGCCTTGGAGGGGGGAGAGCTGGATATCTCAGAAGCCACCGGGCGAGTGCAGGCTGTTCATTCTTATCGTCCAGGCCCAAGGCCCAGGCTTCCTGCCCCAGGATTCAGGCTTTAGGGTCAAACCCTGGGGCCTGAGGGGCAGGACGCCTTGGGCTGGGAGCATAGCCTGACCCCGCGGGGCTGAGTTTCCTCCACGGCAGCTCTCCTTGGCTGTAAACCGTTCCCTGTGTTCTTGCCTGAGACCTAGCCCCCGGCGGGCATCCAGGCCCAGGCCCCTTTGCTCTGGAGGAAGCCCTCTAGGACACTGAAGCCGTCTGGATGCCACCTGACACCGACACCTGTCCCCAGGCTCTCAGAGTGGGACAGGAGGTAGATGGGGGAGCTGTGGCCCAGACCCCTGGCTCTGCCCCGTGGATAACCCCAGGGTGGCCCTCTCCACCTGACCCACCGTCAACCCAGCCCAGCTCCCCTAGGaggcccccacacccccagcctGGGATGCCTCCCCAACGGCCTCTGCACCCGAAGCCCCCTCCCCTACAGGAGCCACATGACCCTACTTACTCCAGCGGTGCATGGCCTCGTACGGGGTCTTGTCTGAGGATGCGTGGCCGATGACAGCAAAGTGGGCCCCGTAGTAGGTGAGGGCTGCCAAGGTGGCCATAGAGAGGCCCAGCAGCTAGGGGTGGGGCAGACCCAGGGTGTGAGGGCAGGGCCGGACCCACACGAGGCCCCAGAGACCAAGGTCTGGGTCTCCTGAGTCCCCCGACCAACCTCCCTCCACCTTCATGGTCTCGCTTGAGACAGGCTCAGCTTTGGGACTTCTGGGTGTTTCTGTAGGATGGTCTCCGGGAGGCCTTGTCCCAGATACCCCGCCACACACACAGataccccaacacacacacagacccccTAACACACGCACAGACACCCCACCACACAGATATACCACTACATGCACACACGCCCCCCCCATAGCACACACACCccaatacacacagacacacaccgcccgccacatgcacacacatcccccaccctccccctacCACATACAGTCACTGTGTGGTTTCTCCAAGGACCCAGAACCCTGGATCATCATCCTGTCTGCACCGTGGGGAATGCCCCCCCAAACCCAGCagccccctctccccgcccccctccgacACCAGTTCACCAGCCACCTAAGGCCCCCTGGCCTCGTCTAGGCCCCATGCTGCCTGGTGGGGCCCACAGGGACATCCTGCCAAAATAGTCACCTGCTGGAGGCCCCAGGTGCAGGTCCCAGGGGCAGGGCTGAGTATGTGTGGGGGGACTCCCGTACTAGAGGTCCATTAACacggcccccctcccccaacacctcTCCCACCCGACCAGCCTGTTACCAAGACAAAGAAGCTGGTGACCAGCATCTGGCATTTGACCATCCTGACCCGACTCCAGGGCCCCATGGTGGccatctctcctccctcctctcccctcctctcctcgcctcctctccccgcccctccccgcccctccccgcccactGTGGTTTCCAGCTGGGTGGGGGCCTCAGACTGCAGCTGACTGCCCAGGAGGTAGGCTGTGCCCTGCCAGTATCTCTATTTGTCAACACACCCAGAGAACTGAGCTTCTGGTCGCCCTGGAAGATGCggaagatggggaggggaggggcagtgaggcCTGCTCCTGCCACCCTCTGctgtccccagccctggccccgggGCACCAGGACCCCTGGGGTGCAAGCCCTCTCCCCCAAGGGTGCGGCCTTGTCCTTGATGTGGCCTCAGAGCACATCctgggagggagtgggaggaggtggtGAGTAAAGGGAAGGTGTCTGGGTAAAGGGTGAACTTCTCATCCTGGGAGTAATCAAAGAGAATCCTGCCCAAGGCTTGATCTTTGGAGGAATTTGGGAGACAGGATGTGATTGGAACATCATTATTGGGGCATCATAGGAGGAAACATCATTCAGAATGTTCTGTGACAACATTTTGGGAAAGGTGATGTGGAGCACAGCCTTCTCAAGGGCGCCAGGGAGGGTCAGAGCCCTGATGCCCACATGCCCAGGTGGGCCTCGGAGAGAAGCTGTGTCAAAACTCGAATCTGTAATTAACCTAAACCGTGCAGACCTGAGGGTGGGGCAGGCCATAGAGTCAGACACGCAAGGGGCCCTGGAGGGGACACGTGGTGAAGCCACTGTCTGGGTCCAGTGTGTGCCGGTTTGGGCCGCTCAACCACTGCTGGGTCCttggatgggggggtggggtgcaccGGTGGGTGGCTccccctctgtctccttctgtgCCTGTGAGGTCCTCCTGGATGGACACAGGGACctcagcaggggagggggagagtccTGGACAGCTGCAGACGAGGCGACCCCTCGGCCTCCTAGGAACCAGCTGCTCTGgccatctcctccctcccctggccaGGAGCCAGGCAGCCGGGACCCCCTCatccatcccagggcccccaggagtCCCCACCCTGGGTCTGCAGGGGCACGAGGGTGTTTCCGATGTCAGGTGCCTGTGGAGGTGCCAGGTGGAGCCCAGATGTGACCCAGGGGGCAGCGAGAGTGAAAGTGGGGGGACCTCAGGGCATGGGCCATGCAGCTGGCCAGCCTGGCCCTCTGTCCGTGGGGATGAACCGCTCACCAGGGTCTACCGCCGCTCACTGCTCTAGCTTTGCTCCAACTTTGGTGAGAAAGATGGCACCTGGCAGCCTGTGGGGACGTGGAGAGGTGGCACTGCCCGTTGCCAGCCTCCCGGGCAGCTCTGCACCGAGTACGGAGGAGGCCTTTCAGAGCCTGTCCCTGCCGAGCGCACCAGGCACTGCGCATGGGTGATGTTGTGTGTCCTCCCAGAGTGACTGTATCTCGCGTGGGCAGGAAACGAGGCCCCAGGTGGGCCCCTCTGAAGATCAGGCCCCTGACAACGGCCCCCTTCTCCGTGCCCGTGTTACCCTGGTGAACCCCCACCCCTCGGCCGAGCTACATCCTCTGCTCCAGCACCTGCTCTGCCAGAGGAAGAAGCATCTGGAAGGGAAGCTGCTGGCTCTGCCCGGCCACCCACCATCAGCTCATCTTCTCTGGGCACCGGGGTGGCCACCCGCTCCTGAGGACAGCGCTGACCCGTGGGAGCCACGAGGGGACCTAGAGCAGTAGGCCCATCCCCGAGGGGCTGGCCCAGAGGGACACATCCTTGCTGGCCCCCTCGGACCGTGTCCTGA
This is a stretch of genomic DNA from Canis aureus isolate CA01 chromosome 21, VMU_Caureus_v.1.0, whole genome shotgun sequence. It encodes these proteins:
- the TSPAN32 gene encoding tetraspanin-32 isoform X6 → MATMGPWSRVRMVKCQMLVTSFFVLLLGLSMATLAALTYYGAHFAVIGHASSDKTPYEAMHRWTSRGPPTPGVPSSWTLMQANLPPLCPHSAFYAGISLAGLLTVGAVLGAAATMREAGGLMAGGFLCFALVFGALVEVAFWRFHNPTQVEDAVLDTYDLVYDQAVKNVSGTPQQQLVAIQDTVSISCAVARTLLSASWGTWRSACVRERRQPDRCTRCCSAPFSGSPSALAAAWTARASTR